A window of Leptolyngbya sp. FACHB-261 genomic DNA:
GGCATTCTGAAATACCATACCGATGCGAATTTGCTGTCGTTGCCTGATCGGCTTGCCATCAATCAGCAGGCTGCCTTGGTCCGGTTGCAATAGGCCAGCAATGATACGTAATATCGTTGACTTACCGGTTCCAGAAGGACCGATGACGGCTAGAGCCTCACCTTGATACACTTTCAGGCTAACGTCATCAAGGATCACACTGGAACCAAACCGCTTGTGGACATTGCGAAGCTCAATAATCGGCTTCCGGGAAGACTCAGGCATGATCGCTCGAAACGGGTGAACCTGCGGTTACGGCAACAGTCTATCTTGCGCTAGCCCCTACCAGTTTTGTTAAATCTGCTCAATCTCGATCTTTTAGCGCTACGGGGGGAACTAGCAGCGCTCTGTGGGGCAGTTCTGTGGGCTCTAGTTGCGGCAATTTATACCCGTGCTGGTCAACAGGTTTCGCCGCTGGGGCTCAATCTCAGCAAAAGTACGATCGCCATTGGTCTGCTAGGAGTAACGATTGCCCTCCAGGGCGAAGCTGGCCCTGGCCTCGGCCGTCCGCTGCTGCTGCTCCTGCTCAGTGGTGCAGTGGGAGTTGGCCTGGGCGATACTGCCTATTTTGAAGCACTCAAGGAGCTGGGAGCCCAACGAGCACTTTTGCTAGAGGCCTTAGCGCCGCCGCTGACCGCTCTGTTGGCCCTAATCTTTTTGCAAGAAACCCTATCGTTGGGAGCTTGGTTCGGCATTTTGCTGACCGTATTGGGGGTTACTTGGGTGATTAGCGAGCGATCATCTAGGCGATTGCCGCGAGCAATCGCCCCACTCAAGCGCCCCTGGCGAGGCATCAATTTTGGTCTGTTAGCGGCTTTGGGAAATGGCAGTAGTGCGGTGCTGGCGCGTTCGGCACTGGCAGACACAAGTGTGAGCCCTATATGGGCAGCACTGCTACGGCTTGGAGCAGGGGTATTAGCGCTGCTGCTGTGGGGCTCGGCTCAGGGGCAGATCAACCGCAAGCACTTGCTGGCCCCGCCCAACGCAGTTAACCCTCTCTGGCAACCCTGGCATTTGTTTGGGGCACTAGTCATTGCTTCTTTTGGTGGCACCTACCTGGGGATTTGGCTACAGCAGATCGCCCTCAAATTTACTGCTGCAGGCATTGCCCAAGCTTTAGGCTCGACTAGTCCCCTGTTTATTCTGCCCATCGCTCTATGCCTAGGAGAGACTGTTAGCTTGAGGGCGCTGGCGGGAGTGCTAGTGGCTGTGATGGGCGTAGCAATGCTGTTTAGCCTCCGCTAACCTCAGCAAAGTTTGCCATCGCTTTAGGCCCAGAGTAGGCTGGGAAAGCAAGCTCAAGGCAGAGGCATGAACCACACTTCACAGAGGCGCGCTAAAGCCCAGAAGCGACGGTCATCGAAAAAATTCTCGCCGCGTCAAACTGCCCTGTATTTGGTCTTTCTTGTGGTCTGCGTGGTGGTGGCTCAGCTTTTGAGCGGCAATCGCAGATTTTTTGATGCTTTTGTAATTGGGGGGGTTCCTAGCCCTATTATTTGGGACGTTTTGATGGATGCTCCCGCCCGAACCGCTCTGTTTTCCGGTGATGAGGTCGGCTTGCACGACCGCATGGACAATATCGGTATCGAGAACAAAATGAAGGCTTACTATCGCCCCCAAATCCCTGACGAAGTTGCCCTCGACCAACATATCCACCAAATTCTTTACGAGAGAACGGGCTATGTTGGCGAAGCTTATGTGGTGGACTCTCAGGGCAGCTTGGTACTGAAAAGCCAAGCCCAGTAAATTTCAGACTGAGATGTGAAAACCGAGATTTACGAGATCTAAAAGACCAATCAAACCAGAATAGGGGAGCAGTTTTGCTCCCCTATTCTGGTCTAGATATTCTCCTGGTTTAGATCTTTAAGATGTTCGGATCGAAGGCGAAACAAGATCTGGGCACCTCAAGAACTTAATCACTGCAGGCTCAACTGGCTAGACAGAAATCTTCCGACTTCGGCCAGGGCAGCAGGATTAACTTCGTGACCCATATCAAACTCCTGGTACTGCACCTTAAGGCCAACCTTTTGAAGCGCATCGCGAGTGGCTTGAGCAGCTTGAAGGGGTACGACCTGATCACGACGGCCATGTGTGACCAAAATCGGTGAGCGGCTGACCTGGGAGGCTGGAGGCAGCTCCACAAGATAGCCACTCATGCAAATTAACCCAGCCAGCGGCTTAGAAAACCTTAGACCTACATCCAGGGTCATCGCCCCACCCTGTGAGAATCCAGCTAGAACAGTGCGCTCTGGTGGGATGCCTGTACTGGCCTCCAAACCCTCCAACCAGGACAGCAGAGCTTGACGACTTTGGAGCAGACCGTTTTGAGCCTGGGGCGAGGAACCAAAGCCAAAGCTCAGGTCATACCAGGCCCGTCCATTAGCCGAGTGAGGATGGCGAAAAGGGCCAGCAGGCAGTTGGTACTCTACCTGAGGCAGTCCCAGGTAGGGTACCAGTCCGGCCAGATCTTGGGGATTGCTTCCCCAGCCGTGCAGAACGACCATCAACCCCGCAGGAGCACCAGTGGCAGGAACCCGCACGACCTGCAAGGGAGCAACAGGCGAATAGCTCATGAAATAGACTTGACCGAAATAGCTCTCTCGATCTTATCTAGGTGAGCAATTCGCCAGATTCCTGAAGAGCGTGTAGACGGTGGTAAATACCGCCCTGCCGTAGCAGTTCTCGGTGGTTGCCGGTCTCCACAATCTGCCCCTGGTCTAGCACCACAATCAAGTCGGCATCCCGTACTGTGCTCAGACGGTGGGCAATGATGATCGTCGTGCGCGTGCCCTGAATGCCCTGCATTGCGACCTGAATTGCTCGTTCTGACTCGTAGTCGAGGCTAGAGGTTGCTTCGTCAAACACCAGCACATCGGGGTCACAAATCAGAGCCCGAGCAATACCTAGGCGCTGCCTCTGACCCCCGGATAGCCGCACGCCTCGCTCACCAACCACGGTTTGGTACCCATTGGACAGGTTGGCTACCACTTCGTCCATGCAAGCGATGTGACAAGCTTGTTTGACCTCAGCCAGAGTAGCGTTAGGGCGACCATAGGTGAGATTTTCCAGGAGGGTGCCGTTGAAGATATCGACATCCTGGTGAACGATGGCCAGGCGCTGGCGGTAGCGGCTGACATCCAGTTCTCGAATGTCCTGCCCGTCAATGAGGAGTTGGCCCTTGGTGGGGTCAAAGTAGCGGAACAGGAGCTTGACGAGGGTAGATTTGCCGGAACCGGAGCGCCCCACTAGGGCAACCGTTTGACAGGGCTGAATCAACAGGTTGAGCTCTTTGAGCACTGGACGGTCGGCATGATAGCCAAAGCCCAAGTTACAAAACTCCAGCTTGCCGGTGAACTGATAGGGTTGGGAGTCTTGTGGCTTGAGGGCGTTGGCATCCAGCCCCTCAGGGTTCTCCATAAATTCATGGAACCGAGCCATTGAGATGTAGTGGCGAGCAAACCACTCCCCATAGTCACCCAGAGGTCGCACTTCCGAGAAAGCCATGTTGCTGAGCATCCAGATAGTGACGAAGTGCCCCAGCGTAATACTGCCTTGCACTGTTGCCATAGAAGTGAAGAACAGAACCGCAAAGGTTGCGCATTGCACCAGAGATGTGCGCAGCATATTTAAAGTGGTGTAACTGCGGTGCAGCTTGTAATTGTCCACTTTAAATTCGCGTTCCAGGCGGGTTTTTTGACGCTTGAGTTCGCGTGCTTCTGAGGCGAATGCTTTCACCGTTTTCATATTGGTGATCAGCTCCGCCGTGTGGCTAATGGTCTGCTCCATGTAGTGATCCAAATGGCGGGTGTCCTGGGTAATCTGTCGCAATTTGCGATGATTTAGCCAGAGGATCACACTAAAGAAGCAGCCAAAGGCTAAGGCAATTCGCCACTCTAGCGCCAGGATTACAAAGAAACTGCCCAATACCCGCAAACATCTGG
This region includes:
- a CDS encoding DMT family transporter, with protein sequence MLNLLNLDLLALRGELAALCGAVLWALVAAIYTRAGQQVSPLGLNLSKSTIAIGLLGVTIALQGEAGPGLGRPLLLLLLSGAVGVGLGDTAYFEALKELGAQRALLLEALAPPLTALLALIFLQETLSLGAWFGILLTVLGVTWVISERSSRRLPRAIAPLKRPWRGINFGLLAALGNGSSAVLARSALADTSVSPIWAALLRLGAGVLALLLWGSAQGQINRKHLLAPPNAVNPLWQPWHLFGALVIASFGGTYLGIWLQQIALKFTAAGIAQALGSTSPLFILPIALCLGETVSLRALAGVLVAVMGVAMLFSLR
- a CDS encoding alpha/beta hydrolase, with the protein product MSYSPVAPLQVVRVPATGAPAGLMVVLHGWGSNPQDLAGLVPYLGLPQVEYQLPAGPFRHPHSANGRAWYDLSFGFGSSPQAQNGLLQSRQALLSWLEGLEASTGIPPERTVLAGFSQGGAMTLDVGLRFSKPLAGLICMSGYLVELPPASQVSRSPILVTHGRRDQVVPLQAAQATRDALQKVGLKVQYQEFDMGHEVNPAALAEVGRFLSSQLSLQ
- a CDS encoding ABC transporter ATP-binding protein translates to MAGLRDVVNYYRPYWRRVVFSVTASSVLEVVDLISPYAMGQVLNVLSRQPVDPLVQGLVNVTAELTGLPVSPQLSLGVLLSVICLLTVGRAPIQPWLGHWFHWDVVHRARRDQYAKAHEKLFALTIDFYDENNAGGLSSRIAKGISNHTNVYPQMMGNFVPRCLRVLGSFFVILALEWRIALAFGCFFSVILWLNHRKLRQITQDTRHLDHYMEQTISHTAELITNMKTVKAFASEARELKRQKTRLEREFKVDNYKLHRSYTTLNMLRTSLVQCATFAVLFFTSMATVQGSITLGHFVTIWMLSNMAFSEVRPLGDYGEWFARHYISMARFHEFMENPEGLDANALKPQDSQPYQFTGKLEFCNLGFGYHADRPVLKELNLLIQPCQTVALVGRSGSGKSTLVKLLFRYFDPTKGQLLIDGQDIRELDVSRYRQRLAIVHQDVDIFNGTLLENLTYGRPNATLAEVKQACHIACMDEVVANLSNGYQTVVGERGVRLSGGQRQRLGIARALICDPDVLVFDEATSSLDYESERAIQVAMQGIQGTRTTIIIAHRLSTVRDADLIVVLDQGQIVETGNHRELLRQGGIYHRLHALQESGELLT